The following nucleotide sequence is from Photobacterium gaetbulicola Gung47.
GAGTAATTAATTATTTGAAATGTTTCTATTGTGGTTTCGATAGTCATGTCATTGTTGTTAGTAGGTGGGATTCTCTATTTATTGCTCTTTAAGTCTTGTATTACAGGATATTTTGGAGGATGAATAGTGGGATTACATTCACATAATCCACCAGTATCTGCTACATCCATCTGAAGAAGTTGCTATTATTTTCGAAATTCGTATAAACGTTTCGATTTTTGCATTGTTCAGAGGTTTACATGCTAGCTCACCCTCTCGTTGATACTTTTCAGTCTCTCAATCGTTACCTACAGTCGCAGGTCATTGGCCAGCCAGACTTGGTTAAGCAGTTGCTAATTGCTCTATTGGCTGATGGGCATATTCTGGTGGAAGGTCCGCCTGGGTTGGCAAAAACGCGAGCAGTAAAAGTGCTAGCTGAGTGTATTGAAGGCAGTTTCCAGCGTATGCAGTTTACCCCTGATCTTTTGCCTGCAGATTTGACCGGAACAGATATTTATCGCCCAGAGACCGGGGCTTTCGATTTTCAGGAAGGCCCGATTTTCCATTCGCTGGTACTAGCTGATGAAATCAACCGGGCACCGGCCAAGGTGCAGTCGGCGATGTTGGAGGCGATGGCCGAAAAGCAGATCACCGTGGGTAAACAGACGTATACGCTTCCTGAGCTATTCCTGGTGATGGCAACCCAAAACCCGATCGAACAAGAAGGGACCTACCCACTGCCAGAAGCTCAACTGGACCGCTTTTTGTTGCAGCTCCAAGTCGAATATCCAGATAGTGACAGTGAATTGGCAATACTGCGGCTCAACCGAGGTGAGGCACTGGGCGTGAAAAGTGAAGAGGCCGTCCATCTATCACAGCAGGATATTTTCAAGGCGCGCCAGCAGGTGCTTGAGCTGTATATGGCGGAAGAGATTGAGCAGTATATTATCCGACTGGTGATGGCGACGCGAACACCAGAAAGATACGACGATCAGCTGGCAAGCTGGCTGCAAATGGGCGTGAGTCCGCGAGCGACCCTGGCGCTGGACCGCTGTGCCCGGGCACATGCCTGGTTGGCTGGGCGCGACTTTGTCACCCCGGATGATGTGATGACTATGGCCTATCCGGTGCTGCGCCACCGACTGTTGCGCAGCTATGAAGCCCAGGCGGAAGGGATCGACAACGATTTCATTATCAAACAGCTTCTGAGCTGGGTGACTAGCGCATGATCCTTCCAGCCCATAGTGATGGTATTCATTTGTCGCTGGCGGAACTGTTGCATTACCAAAAGCAGTCAGTCCGCTGGCTTCCTCCTGCCCGTAGTATCTGGTCCTATCTCAGC
It contains:
- a CDS encoding MoxR-like ATPase (COG0714), with product MLAHPLVDTFQSLNRYLQSQVIGQPDLVKQLLIALLADGHILVEGPPGLAKTRAVKVLAECIEGSFQRMQFTPDLLPADLTGTDIYRPETGAFDFQEGPIFHSLVLADEINRAPAKVQSAMLEAMAEKQITVGKQTYTLPELFLVMATQNPIEQEGTYPLPEAQLDRFLLQLQVEYPDSDSELAILRLNRGEALGVKSEEAVHLSQQDIFKARQQVLELYMAEEIEQYIIRLVMATRTPERYDDQLASWLQMGVSPRATLALDRCARAHAWLAGRDFVTPDDVMTMAYPVLRHRLLRSYEAQAEGIDNDFIIKQLLSWVTSA